A single window of Syntrophotalea acetylenica DNA harbors:
- a CDS encoding bifunctional riboflavin kinase/FAD synthetase, with protein MKIVRDIDELRSPIKNAVVTIGNFDGIHLGHREIFRRVVSRSRQTGGTSVVYTFVPHPLKILAPDRAPALINTYAEKELLIEASCIDVLICAPFTRELADLPAHRFVRELLVDKVGVTHLVVGYDYLFGKGRSGDIHLLRRMGEYLGFSVEVLEPIATGGEVYSSTRVREMIRQGSVAEVVQVLGRHYTFEGRVVHGFGRGSQLGFPTANLKTDKELMPPAGVYAVKVKRGDRLYDGVMNLGQNPTFGAAGYFIEAHILDFSGDLYGNDLRVYFVERLREEKRFAGPQALREAIQEDIRKARQILSASKIVEYQEYLDCGKRAGEEQA; from the coding sequence ATGAAAATTGTACGCGATATTGATGAATTGAGGAGCCCGATCAAAAATGCCGTTGTCACGATCGGCAACTTCGATGGCATTCATCTGGGGCATCGGGAAATTTTCCGGCGTGTCGTATCCCGCAGCCGTCAGACCGGCGGGACGTCCGTTGTGTATACCTTTGTGCCGCATCCGTTGAAGATACTGGCTCCGGACCGTGCCCCGGCTCTGATCAATACCTACGCCGAAAAAGAGCTCCTGATCGAGGCATCCTGCATCGATGTGCTGATTTGCGCACCCTTCACCCGCGAATTGGCCGACTTGCCCGCCCATCGTTTCGTCCGGGAACTTCTGGTGGACAAGGTCGGTGTCACGCATCTGGTGGTCGGCTACGATTATCTGTTCGGCAAAGGCCGGTCCGGCGATATCCACCTGCTGCGGCGCATGGGGGAGTATCTCGGATTTTCCGTGGAGGTCCTCGAACCCATCGCCACCGGCGGAGAGGTTTACAGCTCGACCCGGGTGCGGGAAATGATCCGGCAGGGCAGCGTTGCCGAAGTGGTCCAGGTCCTCGGCCGCCACTACACCTTCGAAGGCAGGGTGGTGCATGGTTTCGGCCGCGGTTCCCAACTGGGCTTTCCCACCGCCAACCTCAAGACCGACAAGGAGCTGATGCCGCCCGCCGGTGTCTACGCCGTCAAGGTCAAGCGTGGTGACCGCCTCTACGACGGAGTCATGAATCTGGGACAGAATCCGACCTTCGGGGCCGCCGGTTACTTCATCGAAGCGCATATTCTCGATTTTAGCGGGGATCTTTACGGCAACGATCTTCGGGTCTATTTCGTGGAAAGGCTGCGGGAGGAAAAACGCTTCGCCGGGCCACAGGCTCTGAGGGAGGCTATTCAGGAGGATATCCGCAAGGCCCGCCAGATTCTGTCGGCATCGAAAATCGTCGAATACCAGGAATATCTCGATTGCGGTAAGCGGGCAGGGGAGGAACAGGCATGA
- a CDS encoding shikimate dehydrogenase, with protein sequence MMIRGTTRVFGIFGHPVDHSLSPLMHNAAFRALGMDAVYVPFAVAPVRLGEAVAALRALRIAGVNVTIPHKETVLAYLDEVDAAARLIGAVNTVHNRDGYLVGYNTDGTGLIRSLAADLAFDPAGKRVLLLGAGGASRAALVALAETGAAWIGVANRTRPKAENLVAEFRDHFPGTDFAVLDLAASALAAVCPSVNLLLNGTSIGLKGEVFDALPWQQLNRAAVVCDIVYRSPDTPLVMTARSRGHRATGGLGMLIAQGEAAFRIWTGQEPPAGVMRQALAR encoded by the coding sequence ATGATGATCCGCGGAACCACCCGGGTGTTCGGCATATTCGGCCATCCGGTGGACCATTCCCTGTCGCCGCTGATGCACAATGCAGCTTTTCGCGCCCTGGGCATGGATGCCGTGTACGTGCCGTTTGCCGTTGCGCCGGTCCGGCTGGGGGAAGCGGTGGCCGCCCTGCGGGCCCTGCGCATAGCGGGTGTGAACGTCACCATTCCACACAAGGAAACGGTCCTTGCCTATCTCGATGAGGTGGATGCCGCGGCGCGCCTGATCGGCGCCGTCAATACCGTGCATAACCGGGACGGGTATCTTGTCGGTTATAACACCGACGGGACAGGTCTTATAAGGTCACTGGCCGCCGACCTGGCATTCGATCCCGCGGGCAAGCGCGTGCTGCTGCTCGGGGCCGGCGGTGCGAGCCGCGCCGCTCTGGTCGCTCTGGCTGAAACCGGCGCGGCATGGATCGGCGTCGCCAACCGCACCCGCCCCAAAGCCGAGAATCTCGTCGCCGAATTCAGGGATCATTTTCCGGGAACGGATTTTGCTGTGCTGGATCTTGCCGCTTCGGCACTGGCGGCCGTCTGCCCCTCGGTCAACCTGTTGCTGAACGGCACGTCCATCGGACTCAAGGGCGAGGTTTTCGATGCGCTGCCCTGGCAGCAGCTCAATCGCGCGGCGGTGGTGTGCGATATTGTTTACCGCAGCCCCGACACGCCGCTGGTGATGACGGCCCGTTCGCGAGGGCACCGCGCCACCGGCGGTCTGGGCATGCTCATCGCCCAGGGGGAGGCCGCGTTTCGCATCTGGACCGGGCAGGAGCCTCCCGCCGGGGTGATGCGGCAGGCGCTGGCCCGGTAA
- a CDS encoding PilC/PilY family type IV pilus protein: MNMCKKSFLRITMCLGLLAAIQGVACHDPMPAFAQDEILVSVSFDGDGNGKVTLKGSLGGACTLASDGSCTFAQGERITLYANASVGSEFFGWSGGHTGSEKSFSMALSQAESFTADFGLAADAAVPGCGSSTYTDYASGFAAQDFSLNNVTVTEDGYLHLETGNDAIDPNSIIVPFEQEVAVTFLHEGAGYDESDFGWMLASEGSGGTRHEVYTDVNDNNANGVLDDREGIDANGDGLVNAFDNRVSLGTFAAGTELVFYLKVDNDSRKPTYFTKMAWNPDTYGGDCSNGTKIFNLGIARNASTDTCQTTGWLDNEALTRAKNLFDLQFSTADTQSMEIIGGEKYPHVIVGAPGNKPNEWILGWEDLWRGGDTDHNDMVFIVERRTGGVAQLKSSEAIEPDEEGAFYTAVEIEVWDSMPCSGQSAIDYYVSIDNGVNWVEVSTWDTVRSFTVDGNGLKQLGSVVASWTPGTPRYTCRTRRIDFAGQGITGRQLIWKAVLSSEDEACAAEILDVNLTGTVATHGEISRSSPVAVANVLYSGSYETPAVDWAEKELRGHLRAMRTYDALSAYGTDNVELWDAGAVLSARAPSSRTIYYPTISLDSVVDEELATADGVTEGFGGTLAHAPVVGESVVIAAGTETFTDRHTDKLVGSMGGTGTINRFTGEWQITPHAVVGNGIPIKASYKWYATSSILVPFTATNIDNSMLGLDNTYVVGAGYRYDFNKDNAFTQADGAWLVNWVRGYADGGSVKKTWVLDPLDHSVPAVVTPPSRPAWYYGAAVTETERDSFDAFVTTHSQRDTVVLVGSRSGMLHAFNAGQFRWGDNTETPQRELRGYYLWDDDSSVTSWWSSFLSGYPDTSPETSPPFFTWQTRGSKAPDYGDGQELWAFIPANLLSRLKNNYLKGEDRAFVDASPAVADVHIGGAWKTVVLCAEGNGGDSVFALDITDTRHPTFMWEFADPDLFRSRSSPAVAVLGKIVAGGKARWAAFFVSGKTNDGTLFPSVYIIDIADGSVIERIFLNCEPAGVGGVPSGQPAIVDSDGNGYIDRLYIGTDKGYMYKVNLPDLPGSVAYPISQCVINTDFDYVRVNDQGTEDTADDVSTTMTVPENQRYHSIYASPTVVVDNSLNSSGALVHNVRIFFGSGDSPYVDEDIDTGNTSYHFFAYADHAAKGSTEASDVELAWFEALPAGHRIFASAYAAAGSVYFGTATSDTEDPCGGPNEGRIYAFSYSGLSLLSDSAGQQGLEVGDIITAPLVEDQHLYFKTPDGLKSLGSNQYNNPTRTGGLPYSRVRSWREVF; this comes from the coding sequence ATGAATATGTGCAAAAAAAGTTTTTTACGAATCACCATGTGCCTGGGGTTGCTGGCTGCCATCCAGGGAGTGGCTTGCCATGATCCGATGCCGGCCTTTGCCCAGGACGAGATCCTGGTCAGTGTATCGTTCGACGGCGACGGCAACGGCAAGGTTACTCTCAAGGGATCGCTGGGCGGTGCCTGTACCCTGGCTTCCGATGGCAGTTGCACTTTTGCGCAGGGAGAACGCATTACGCTCTACGCCAACGCCAGTGTCGGATCGGAGTTTTTTGGCTGGTCCGGTGGACATACGGGTTCGGAGAAGAGCTTTTCCATGGCATTGTCCCAGGCTGAAAGCTTTACGGCCGATTTTGGCCTTGCCGCCGACGCTGCCGTGCCCGGATGCGGTTCCAGCACCTATACCGATTACGCCAGTGGTTTTGCGGCACAGGATTTTTCCCTGAACAATGTCACCGTTACGGAAGATGGTTATCTGCACCTGGAAACCGGCAATGATGCGATTGACCCGAACAGCATCATTGTCCCCTTCGAACAGGAGGTCGCCGTGACCTTTTTGCATGAGGGGGCCGGTTACGATGAGAGTGATTTTGGCTGGATGCTGGCAAGCGAGGGGAGCGGTGGCACACGCCACGAGGTTTATACCGATGTCAATGACAATAACGCCAACGGCGTTCTCGATGATCGCGAAGGCATTGATGCCAATGGCGATGGTTTGGTCAATGCTTTTGATAACCGTGTGTCTCTCGGGACTTTTGCCGCGGGTACAGAGCTGGTTTTTTATCTCAAGGTGGACAACGATTCACGCAAGCCGACCTATTTTACCAAGATGGCCTGGAATCCCGATACGTATGGCGGAGATTGTTCCAACGGAACGAAGATATTCAATCTTGGCATTGCCCGCAACGCTTCCACGGATACCTGTCAAACGACCGGCTGGCTGGATAACGAGGCATTGACGCGTGCCAAAAATCTGTTCGATCTGCAGTTTTCCACCGCGGACACCCAGAGTATGGAGATCATCGGTGGCGAAAAATACCCGCATGTTATCGTCGGTGCCCCCGGCAACAAACCCAACGAGTGGATATTGGGCTGGGAAGATTTGTGGCGAGGTGGCGATACCGATCATAACGACATGGTGTTTATTGTCGAACGCCGCACCGGCGGCGTGGCCCAGCTGAAATCCAGCGAAGCGATCGAGCCGGATGAGGAGGGCGCTTTTTACACCGCTGTCGAGATCGAAGTCTGGGACAGCATGCCCTGTTCCGGGCAGTCCGCCATCGATTATTACGTGTCGATTGACAACGGCGTCAACTGGGTTGAAGTGAGCACCTGGGACACGGTGCGCAGCTTTACCGTCGATGGCAACGGGCTGAAACAGCTCGGAAGTGTCGTGGCTTCGTGGACCCCGGGAACACCGCGCTATACCTGTCGGACGCGGCGGATAGATTTTGCAGGGCAGGGCATTACGGGCAGGCAACTGATCTGGAAGGCGGTTCTTTCCAGCGAAGACGAGGCCTGTGCGGCGGAAATTCTGGATGTCAACCTGACCGGAACCGTCGCGACACACGGCGAGATTTCCCGCTCATCACCGGTGGCCGTGGCCAATGTCCTTTATTCCGGAAGCTACGAAACACCCGCCGTCGATTGGGCGGAAAAGGAGCTGCGCGGTCATTTGCGCGCAATGCGCACCTATGATGCCCTGAGTGCCTATGGCACCGATAACGTGGAATTGTGGGATGCCGGAGCTGTTCTGAGCGCCCGCGCCCCCAGTTCGAGGACTATCTATTACCCGACCATTTCTCTTGACAGCGTTGTCGATGAAGAGCTCGCGACCGCAGATGGCGTGACGGAGGGGTTCGGCGGCACGCTTGCCCATGCACCGGTGGTCGGGGAGAGCGTTGTTATTGCCGCCGGTACGGAAACCTTCACCGATCGTCATACCGACAAACTCGTCGGCAGTATGGGGGGAACCGGAACGATCAACCGGTTTACCGGGGAGTGGCAAATAACGCCTCATGCCGTGGTCGGAAACGGCATACCCATCAAGGCGTCCTACAAATGGTATGCGACCTCTTCCATTCTGGTTCCTTTTACGGCGACCAATATCGACAACAGCATGCTGGGGCTGGATAATACCTACGTTGTCGGAGCAGGATATCGCTATGATTTCAATAAGGACAACGCCTTTACGCAGGCGGATGGCGCCTGGCTGGTGAACTGGGTGCGCGGGTATGCCGATGGCGGCAGCGTTAAAAAAACCTGGGTCCTGGATCCCCTCGACCACTCCGTCCCCGCCGTGGTTACGCCGCCAAGCCGGCCAGCCTGGTATTATGGAGCCGCCGTTACGGAAACCGAGCGTGACAGTTTTGATGCTTTTGTGACGACTCATTCCCAACGGGATACCGTTGTGCTGGTCGGATCGCGCAGCGGTATGCTGCACGCTTTCAATGCCGGACAGTTTCGCTGGGGAGACAATACGGAAACCCCCCAGCGGGAATTGCGCGGCTATTATCTCTGGGATGACGACAGCAGCGTGACTTCCTGGTGGAGCAGCTTTCTGTCCGGCTATCCGGATACCAGCCCGGAAACCTCCCCACCCTTTTTCACCTGGCAGACCAGGGGTAGCAAGGCACCTGATTATGGCGATGGCCAGGAGCTGTGGGCATTTATTCCGGCCAATCTGCTGTCCCGGCTGAAAAACAATTATCTCAAAGGCGAGGACCGCGCCTTTGTCGACGCCTCTCCGGCGGTCGCCGATGTTCATATAGGTGGCGCCTGGAAAACCGTGGTGCTTTGCGCCGAGGGCAATGGCGGCGACTCGGTGTTTGCTCTGGATATCACCGATACCCGTCATCCCACCTTCATGTGGGAGTTTGCCGACCCGGATCTGTTTCGCAGCCGTTCCTCGCCTGCGGTGGCGGTGCTCGGGAAGATCGTGGCCGGCGGAAAGGCCAGATGGGCGGCATTTTTTGTCAGCGGCAAAACCAATGACGGTACGCTGTTCCCCTCGGTGTATATCATCGATATTGCCGATGGCAGTGTCATCGAACGGATTTTTCTCAACTGCGAGCCAGCGGGTGTCGGCGGGGTGCCTTCCGGTCAACCCGCCATCGTTGACAGTGACGGGAACGGTTACATCGATCGACTATATATCGGCACCGACAAAGGGTATATGTACAAAGTCAACCTCCCGGATCTCCCGGGCAGCGTCGCCTATCCGATCAGCCAGTGCGTGATCAACACGGATTTCGATTATGTCAGGGTGAACGATCAGGGCACGGAAGATACCGCCGACGATGTTTCCACAACCATGACGGTTCCGGAAAATCAGAGGTATCATTCCATCTACGCGTCGCCAACGGTCGTCGTCGACAACAGCCTCAACAGCAGTGGCGCACTGGTGCATAACGTGCGCATTTTCTTCGGTAGCGGCGACAGCCCCTATGTCGATGAGGATATCGACACAGGCAATACAAGCTACCATTTTTTTGCCTATGCCGATCATGCCGCGAAAGGATCGACAGAGGCCTCTGATGTCGAACTGGCCTGGTTTGAAGCCCTTCCGGCCGGGCATCGGATTTTCGCTTCAGCTTACGCAGCGGCCGGCAGTGTTTATTTCGGCACCGCCACCTCCGACACCGAAGATCCCTGCGGCGGACCCAACGAGGGCCGCATCTACGCCTTCTCCTATTCAGGGCTTTCGTTGCTGAGCGATTCCGCGGGCCAGCAGGGGCTGGAGGTCGGTGATATCATAACGGCACCGTTGGTCGAGGATCAGCACTTGTATTTCAAAACCCCTGATGGGCTTAAGTCCCTGGGTTCCAATCAGTACAACAATCCGACCCGAACCGGGGGGCTGCCTTACTCCCGGGTGCGGAGCTGGCGAGAAGTATTCTGA
- a CDS encoding DUF1015 domain-containing protein: MAKIAPFRAVRYNLEKIQDPVSVTAPPYDVISPALQDDLYRRSPFNLVRLILGKIEPDDDAANNRYTRAAGFFRQWQDDGILVRDREPSIYLYDEEYQAEGMGTVVRKGFIALARLEDFATGMVKPHEKTLSGPKADRLQLTKACEANFSPIFGLYSDPCCVQEALTWELKKRTPDFEVTDDDGVVHRLWQVTDRTVIGRICGLLENKPLFIADGHHRYETALNYRDFRRAQSEGFSGKELFNYVLMYFANMEDQGMLIFPTHRVVHGLEAFRLEPFLTELGVYFEVEAHTVDPDDADSRRQARDILRNKGENKPAIGLFAGGRTLYVLTLKDAASMDAFFDEKTSKALRTLDVSILHRLVLEKMLHITSEAQEQQTHLGYVKNFDEPFSMVQSGQCQMAFLMNSTRMVQVRDVANAGEKMPQKSTYFYPKLLSGLVINPIVCGETVED, translated from the coding sequence ATGGCAAAGATCGCTCCGTTCAGAGCTGTCCGTTATAATCTCGAAAAGATTCAGGACCCCGTCAGCGTAACGGCGCCGCCCTACGATGTCATTTCGCCTGCGTTGCAGGACGATCTGTACCGCCGCAGCCCCTTCAACCTGGTTCGCCTGATTCTAGGCAAAATCGAGCCGGACGATGATGCGGCCAACAACCGCTATACCCGGGCGGCGGGATTTTTTCGCCAGTGGCAGGACGACGGCATTCTGGTCCGGGACAGGGAGCCTTCCATCTACCTGTACGATGAAGAGTACCAGGCTGAAGGCATGGGGACCGTGGTACGCAAGGGCTTCATCGCCCTGGCGCGGCTGGAGGATTTTGCCACCGGCATGGTCAAGCCGCATGAAAAGACCCTGAGCGGCCCCAAAGCTGACCGCTTGCAGCTGACCAAAGCCTGCGAGGCCAATTTCAGCCCCATTTTCGGGCTCTATTCCGACCCCTGCTGTGTGCAGGAAGCCCTGACCTGGGAGCTGAAAAAGCGCACCCCCGATTTCGAGGTGACCGACGATGACGGTGTTGTCCACCGCCTCTGGCAAGTCACCGACCGGACCGTGATCGGCAGGATCTGCGGCCTTCTGGAGAACAAGCCGCTGTTCATCGCCGACGGCCATCACCGCTATGAGACGGCCCTGAATTATCGCGATTTTCGCAGGGCGCAGAGCGAAGGGTTCAGCGGCAAGGAGTTGTTCAATTATGTTCTGATGTATTTTGCCAATATGGAAGATCAGGGTATGCTTATCTTTCCAACCCATCGCGTGGTGCACGGGTTGGAGGCGTTTCGCCTGGAGCCGTTTTTGACCGAACTGGGCGTTTATTTCGAGGTGGAGGCACACACCGTGGATCCGGACGATGCCGATTCCCGGCGCCAGGCCCGCGATATCCTCCGGAACAAGGGCGAAAACAAGCCGGCCATCGGGTTGTTTGCCGGCGGGCGGACCCTTTATGTGCTGACTCTCAAGGACGCGGCAAGCATGGATGCCTTTTTCGACGAAAAAACCTCCAAGGCGCTGCGCACCCTCGATGTCTCGATCCTGCATCGCCTGGTGCTGGAAAAGATGCTCCATATCACTTCGGAGGCACAGGAGCAGCAGACCCATCTTGGTTATGTCAAGAATTTTGACGAGCCGTTCTCCATGGTGCAATCGGGGCAGTGCCAGATGGCGTTCCTGATGAATTCCACCCGCATGGTGCAGGTCAGGGATGTTGCCAACGCCGGTGAAAAAATGCCGCAGAAATCGACCTATTTTTATCCCAAGCTGCTCAGCGGTCTGGTCATCAACCCCATCGTTTGCGGCGAAACGGTTGAAGACTGA
- the rnr gene encoding ribonuclease R, which yields MSLSPDDLLNLLLQNRGKPLSGRQLLAGFDLSRDERQAALRLLETLADEGLVRRARKGLYSLPKSTELVIGKIAVHRQGYGFVVPEEPGRPDVFVPARFMRDIMDGDRVAVRLQRAPRGGFEGRVVRVLARAHHSIVGVFRPDSGHGMVLPSDPALSQPVLLLAPCALPVNAGDLVIAAIERYPTRRQYPQGRIVEVLGDPSDPRVEVLALAHKYDLPREFSPAALDQARSVPMEVAEGDLAGREDLRSVPFVTIDGETAKDFDDAVAVCWEADGAIRLWVAIADVAHYVYPDSPIDKDALDRGTSVYFPGICLPMLPEALSNGICSLNPGVDRLVLTAEMLFDRRGARVSSRFYPAVMHSRARLTYHQVAQVLDETSSHDSLPPKTPLEDLRLMAELALRLQQMRFRRGSLDFDLPEPEIVLDLQGRPDQILRAERTLAHRLIEEFMLAANEAVATFLSEHHIPLLYRVHEPPDMEKLLAFQTFLAHFNIGLDLSEETVSPAALQGALDAVRDRPEERMVNQYLLRSMKQARYDAANLGHFGLASDCYCHFTSPIRRYPDLVVHRILRRVLSAGKAPLKVSVLEKLGEATSFRERRAMDAEREMVALKRCQFMQDRVGEIFEAWVADVQPFGIFVELQDVFVEGLVHVATLSDDFYEFDEELHRLVGQRRRRIFRIGDAVTVKLVKADLDRRELDFELDEPMSAPPPGRARRRDGKARH from the coding sequence ATGAGTCTCTCGCCCGACGATCTGCTGAATCTGTTGCTTCAGAACCGGGGCAAGCCCCTTTCGGGAAGACAGCTGCTGGCCGGTTTTGATCTTTCCCGCGATGAACGCCAGGCTGCTCTGCGTCTGCTGGAGACACTGGCGGACGAGGGGCTGGTGCGCCGCGCCCGCAAGGGGCTGTATTCCCTGCCGAAATCGACGGAGCTGGTGATCGGCAAGATCGCCGTGCATCGCCAGGGCTACGGTTTTGTCGTGCCTGAAGAGCCCGGCCGCCCCGACGTGTTTGTTCCCGCCCGGTTCATGCGGGATATCATGGATGGGGACCGTGTCGCGGTGCGGCTGCAGCGTGCCCCGAGAGGAGGTTTCGAGGGGCGCGTCGTGCGGGTGCTGGCGCGGGCGCATCACAGCATTGTCGGCGTGTTCCGGCCGGACTCGGGGCATGGCATGGTATTGCCCAGCGATCCGGCCCTGTCGCAACCGGTTCTGCTCCTTGCCCCCTGTGCCTTGCCGGTCAATGCGGGAGATCTGGTAATCGCCGCCATAGAGCGTTATCCCACCCGCCGGCAGTATCCGCAGGGACGCATTGTCGAGGTTCTCGGCGATCCCTCCGATCCCCGGGTTGAAGTCCTGGCCCTTGCCCACAAGTACGATCTGCCCCGGGAGTTTTCCCCCGCCGCCCTCGACCAGGCCCGGTCCGTGCCCATGGAAGTCGCAGAGGGCGACCTTGCCGGCCGCGAGGATCTGCGTTCGGTGCCGTTTGTCACCATCGACGGCGAGACGGCCAAGGACTTTGACGATGCGGTGGCGGTGTGCTGGGAGGCGGATGGCGCCATCCGCTTATGGGTTGCCATCGCCGACGTGGCCCACTATGTCTATCCGGACAGTCCCATCGACAAGGATGCCCTGGACCGTGGCACCAGCGTCTACTTTCCCGGCATCTGCCTGCCCATGCTGCCCGAGGCCCTGAGCAACGGCATCTGTTCGCTGAATCCCGGCGTCGACCGCCTGGTGCTGACGGCGGAAATGCTGTTCGACAGGCGCGGGGCCAGGGTGTCAAGCCGCTTTTATCCCGCAGTGATGCACAGCCGGGCCCGTTTGACCTATCACCAGGTGGCGCAAGTTCTGGACGAAACGTCAAGCCATGATTCCTTGCCGCCAAAGACGCCGCTGGAGGATCTGAGGCTTATGGCCGAGCTGGCGCTGCGGTTGCAGCAGATGCGTTTTCGGCGCGGCAGTCTCGATTTCGATCTGCCAGAACCCGAGATCGTGCTGGACCTGCAAGGGCGTCCCGACCAGATCCTGCGTGCCGAGCGCACCCTGGCGCACCGCCTGATCGAAGAATTCATGCTGGCCGCCAATGAAGCCGTCGCGACGTTTCTCTCGGAGCACCACATTCCGCTGCTTTACCGGGTGCATGAACCGCCCGATATGGAAAAGCTGCTGGCGTTCCAGACCTTCCTTGCCCATTTCAACATCGGGCTCGATCTGTCGGAAGAAACCGTGTCTCCCGCGGCGCTGCAGGGGGCGCTCGATGCGGTTCGCGATCGTCCCGAAGAGCGCATGGTCAACCAGTATTTGCTTCGCAGCATGAAGCAGGCGCGTTACGATGCCGCCAATCTCGGCCATTTCGGTCTTGCCTCCGACTGTTATTGTCATTTCACCTCGCCCATCCGCCGTTACCCCGACCTGGTGGTTCACCGCATACTGCGCAGGGTGCTGTCCGCGGGCAAGGCCCCGTTGAAGGTTTCCGTGCTTGAAAAGCTGGGCGAAGCAACTTCTTTCAGGGAACGCCGCGCCATGGACGCCGAGCGGGAGATGGTGGCCCTGAAGCGCTGTCAGTTCATGCAGGACCGGGTCGGAGAGATTTTCGAAGCCTGGGTGGCGGATGTGCAGCCTTTTGGTATTTTTGTGGAACTGCAGGATGTTTTCGTCGAAGGTCTGGTGCATGTCGCCACCTTGAGCGACGATTTTTACGAATTCGATGAAGAGCTTCACCGTCTGGTGGGGCAGCGCCGTCGCCGGATTTTCCGCATTGGCGATGCCGTGACGGTAAAGCTTGTAAAAGCCGACCTGGATCGCAGGGAACTCGATTTCGAACTGGACGAGCCGATGTCCGCACCGCCTCCGGGCCGGGCGCGCAGGCGTGACGGCAAGGCCAGGCATTGA
- a CDS encoding PilX N-terminal domain-containing pilus assembly protein, giving the protein MPAKIGRGQRGAALITAMVILTLLTVIGLAATNTSILETMISASDRTHTEALYTAEAGIEHLRRNFKTLFMDKNSSHIAAGIDPDWDFVLNGSQPDVAAATDTRYEGGAKWIIDAELGASYRYTVTVWNNDDGGGPTDDTDSVIFMRADARGPHGAAASVEISLFGGTSGEKPWRDTVGRKAAVPGKTTIPTMRGLFPISVYRSIKVQPGDKP; this is encoded by the coding sequence ATGCCAGCCAAAATCGGCCGTGGTCAGCGCGGTGCCGCACTGATCACAGCAATGGTTATTCTGACGTTGCTGACCGTGATAGGTCTAGCGGCAACCAATACTTCCATTTTGGAGACGATGATTTCCGCTTCGGATCGCACCCATACCGAAGCGCTATATACGGCGGAGGCCGGCATCGAGCATTTGCGCAGGAATTTCAAAACCCTGTTTATGGACAAAAATTCCAGCCATATTGCCGCCGGCATCGATCCGGACTGGGATTTTGTGCTGAACGGTTCACAGCCAGACGTTGCGGCGGCCACCGATACCCGCTACGAGGGTGGCGCAAAGTGGATCATCGATGCCGAACTCGGTGCCTCTTATCGCTATACCGTGACGGTATGGAACAACGACGATGGCGGCGGGCCTACCGACGACACCGATTCGGTTATTTTTATGCGCGCCGATGCCCGCGGACCCCACGGTGCTGCCGCGAGTGTTGAAATCAGTCTGTTTGGCGGGACCTCGGGGGAGAAGCCCTGGCGGGATACGGTGGGCAGGAAGGCGGCGGTGCCGGGAAAAACTACAATTCCAACGATGCGGGGGCTGTTTCCGATTTCAGTTTACAGATCGATTAAAGTTCAGCCGGGAGACAAACCATGA